From the Gallaecimonas mangrovi genome, one window contains:
- a CDS encoding gamma carbonic anhydrase family protein: MSLETYKGITPTLDEAVYVHPSSVLVGDISLGKDCSVWPLVAARGDVNHIRIGQRSNIQDGTVLHVTRKHKEVPEGYPLLIGDDVTVGHKCMLHGCELGNRILVGMGAIVMDGVVVEDDVIIGAGSLVPPGKHLASGYLYVGSPVKQVRPLNEGERDFLSISADNYVRLKNEYLA; this comes from the coding sequence ATGAGCCTTGAAACATATAAAGGAATTACGCCTACATTAGACGAGGCGGTCTATGTTCACCCCAGTTCGGTACTAGTGGGCGATATTAGCTTAGGAAAAGATTGCTCCGTTTGGCCACTGGTGGCAGCGCGAGGGGACGTGAATCACATTCGTATTGGGCAGCGCTCAAATATCCAAGATGGCACAGTGCTACATGTAACCCGCAAACATAAAGAAGTGCCGGAGGGCTACCCGTTGCTCATTGGTGACGATGTAACGGTTGGCCATAAATGTATGCTGCATGGCTGCGAACTGGGAAACCGTATATTGGTCGGTATGGGCGCTATTGTTATGGACGGCGTGGTTGTAGAGGACGACGTTATTATTGGCGCAGGCAGTTTAGTGCCGCCGGGTAAGCATCTCGCTTCTGGCTACTTATATGTAGGCTCACCAGTAAAGCAGGTTCGCCCCCTTAACGAAGGCGAACGAGACTTTTTATCTATTTCAGCTGACAACTATGTACGGTTAAAGAACGAGTATTTGGCTTAA